A segment of the Actinomycetota bacterium genome:
GGCGCGACATCCGCGCGGTGTACAGGTCGTTGCACAGGGCGGCGCGGACCCCGTGCACCTTGTTCGCCGCGATCTGCTCCCCCTGCCCCGAGCCACCCAGGACGATGCCCCGCTCCGCCTCGCCTTCGGCCACGGCGTGCGCGACCCTGGCACAGTACAACGGGTAGTCCACGGGCTCCTCGGAATCGGTCCCCACGTCCAGGACCTCGTGTCCGGCGCCGGACAGCAGGGCCTTCAGGTCTTCCTTCAGTTCGTACCCCGCGTGGTCGGAGCCGATGGCCACGAGCACCTCGTCACGCTCCGGGCAGGGCGTCCGGCCTCGGCGGCGCGGCGGGGATGCGCCCCGTCGGCGCCCACTCCAGCTCGGCCGTCCCCTCCTCCGCGAACAGTCCCTCCACCAGGCGGGAGCACCATTCGTCGATCTCCCACGCCACCGCGTCGTACGTCTGCTGCGGCATGCCCATGGGGTCGGCCACGTCCTCGTCATGGGGATTGCCCTCGAAGCCCGTTCGCCGGAGGTCGGCGGCCTGGCGAACCCGAGCCCGCAGGCGATCGCCCGGAGGCCCGGGGGACGCCGGAGAGGGCAGCGCCTCCAGCAGCCGGACCAGCTCTTTCAGCGTGAACGTTTGGGCGGCCGCCTCCGGGACCATGTCCAGGACCCGATCCCGGTGCCCTCCGGTCATGGTGAGGACCAGGTCGGCCTTGCGGACATCGCGAGGGTCCAGCCGCCGGGCCACGTGCTGCGAGATGTCGGCGCCCCGCTCCGCGGCCGCGGCGATGGACTCCGGCATGGGGCCCGAGCCGCGCAGGCCGGCGATGCCGACCGAGGACACCTGGATGCCCGCGCGAAGCCGCCGCTGCCCGAGGAGGCGGAGGAGGAACCCTTCGGCCATGGGGGAACGGCAGACGTTGCCGGTGCATACGACGAGGATGGACGCCATCGAACGGCCCGAGTCTAGCTCACGGCGTTGAGTCGGATGCCGCCACCGCAGCCGGCAGGAAGGCCCTCATCTCTTCCCGACTGGCCATCCACCGCCCCCCGACCGGACGAATCAGACCCAAGCGCCTGAGATGGGTCAGGTCGCGCGTGAGCGTCTTGGAGGTCTTGTTCTGGTACTCGCGTGCGACGGGGGGAGAGAAACTCATCAGATCGCGGCGAGGTACAGGCTCAGACACCTCGCCGAGTTCGAGCACCAGGGTGCGCTGTCGATGAGCCGCTTGAGTAGTACCCGTAACCGTGTGGTGGACATGGGTCTCCCACATCACCGACATCTGCTCTTCCTGAACGACCTGGATCTGGGATCGGAGCCCGTCCACGAACCCCTGTACCGCGTAGAACAGGAACGGGAGGACGTCCCCACCCGAGCGGCTGGCTGCTTGAAGCTGGCGGTAGTACTCGGTTCTGGTCAGGTTGTAGTGGTTGCTTAGCAGGTGAGCTGCCGGGAAGGGCACGCCGGCAGCTACAAGGATTTGGAACTCGAGCAGTCGGCCGGTTCGGCCGTTGCCATCCGCGAAGGGATGGATCCATTCGAGGTAGAGGTGGGCAAGGACTGCTCTCGTGATGACGTACACGAGCCTCAGGTCCCCTGCCCCTTCCGGAACGACAAAGTTTGAATTCAGCCAGGTGCATAGCCGTTGCGTCAGATACTCGAGGTCTTCCGCTGGGGCTCCTACATATGGACCGGCCGCGACCGAGTGATTCCGGTACTCACCGGGCGCCCCGTCCGGATCCAGTTCGAGACCCTTGAGCACCATGCGGTTGAAGTCAGCGATCATCCCGGGCGAAAGCTGCTCCTTGGGGCCAACCCGCAGCATCTCAGTCGCGATCTGGTTGACGGCATCGATGATGTTTTGAACCTCCTGCCGCTGATACTCTCTTGACGGCGGGACCTTCAGCCGTCCTTGCACAGCGGAACGGACTTCATCTTCTGACAGGGTGTTGCCCTCGATGGAAGTGGTGGCCCAAACCCCCTTCGCCAGGTACACCTCTTGGAGATGGTTCTGCGCTTCTGGTCGAAGCGGGACACCTCGGAGATGTTCGACTTTCGATCCTGCCTCGCCCAGCAGCATCCAGAGCTCGGCGGGTGCCCTGCGGAGATCGAGTTTTCCGAACTTCAGCCAGGGGTGCGACGATTCGTAGCGCCTCGGTTGGGTCATTTAGGAGATCTTCCTGTCCCTGCTAGGG
Coding sequences within it:
- a CDS encoding Fic family protein, whose protein sequence is MTQPRRYESSHPWLKFGKLDLRRAPAELWMLLGEAGSKVEHLRGVPLRPEAQNHLQEVYLAKGVWATTSIEGNTLSEDEVRSAVQGRLKVPPSREYQRQEVQNIIDAVNQIATEMLRVGPKEQLSPGMIADFNRMVLKGLELDPDGAPGEYRNHSVAAGPYVGAPAEDLEYLTQRLCTWLNSNFVVPEGAGDLRLVYVITRAVLAHLYLEWIHPFADGNGRTGRLLEFQILVAAGVPFPAAHLLSNHYNLTRTEYYRQLQAASRSGGDVLPFLFYAVQGFVDGLRSQIQVVQEEQMSVMWETHVHHTVTGTTQAAHRQRTLVLELGEVSEPVPRRDLMSFSPPVAREYQNKTSKTLTRDLTHLRRLGLIRPVGGRWMASREEMRAFLPAAVAASDSTP
- a CDS encoding protein-tyrosine-phosphatase codes for the protein MASILVVCTGNVCRSPMAEGFLLRLLGQRRLRAGIQVSSVGIAGLRGSGPMPESIAAAAERGADISQHVARRLDPRDVRKADLVLTMTGGHRDRVLDMVPEAAAQTFTLKELVRLLEALPSPASPGPPGDRLRARVRQAADLRRTGFEGNPHDEDVADPMGMPQQTYDAVAWEIDEWCSRLVEGLFAEEGTAELEWAPTGRIPAAPPRPDALPGA
- the rpiB gene encoding ribose 5-phosphate isomerase B — its product is MLVAIGSDHAGYELKEDLKALLSGAGHEVLDVGTDSEEPVDYPLYCARVAHAVAEGEAERGIVLGGSGQGEQIAANKVHGVRAALCNDLYTARMSRQHNDANVLSIGARIVAAPLAHEIVGLWLATEFEGGRHVPRLEQIAAIERGEL